A window of the Gossypium hirsutum isolate 1008001.06 chromosome A03, Gossypium_hirsutum_v2.1, whole genome shotgun sequence genome harbors these coding sequences:
- the LOC107886591 gene encoding ADP-ribosylation factor 2-B has protein sequence MGLSFAKLFSRLFAKKEMRILMVGLDAAGKTTILYKLKLGEIVTTIPTIGFNVETVEYKNISFTVWDVGGQDKIRPLWRHYFQNTQGLIFVVDSNDRDRVVEARDELHRMLNEDELRDAVLLVFANKQDLPNAMNAAEITDKLGLHSLRQRHWYIQSTCATSGEGLYEGLDWLSNNIANKA, from the exons ATGGGGCTGTCATTCGCCAAGCTTTTCAGCCGGCTTTTTGCCAAGAAGGAGATGCGAATTTTGATGGTGGGCCTTGATGCAGCCGGTAAGACTACCATTTTGTACAAGCTCAAGCTTGGAGAGATTGTCACCACTATTCCCACCATCG GATTTAATGTGGAAACTGTCGAATATAAGAACATCAGTTTCACTGTCTGGGATGTTGGTGGTCAGGACAAG ATTCGTCCTTTGTGGAGGCATTACTTCCAAAATACACAGGGTCTCATCTTCGTGGTTGACAGCAATGACAGAGACCGTGTTGTTGAGGCCAGGGATGAATTGCATAGAATGTTGAATGAA GATGAACTGCGAGATGCTGTGTTGCTTGTTTTTGCAAACAAGCAGGATCTTCCAAATGCAATGAATGCTGCTGAAATAACTGACAAGCTTGGCCTCCATTCCCTTCGACAGCGTCACTG GTATATCCAGAGTACGTGTGCAACATCTGGTGAGGGGCTTTATGAGGGCCTAGATTGGCTTTCCAACAACATAGCTAACAAG GCCTGA